AGACCAGCAAACCGAAATCCGAAATGCGGTACAATTTATCCCCTGATGGATCGAAATACATTAAAGCTACTTTTTTAAATCAGGTTTGGGCACGCTGGAACGAAAGCAACCCCGGAACTACCGTAAACGGCGAACCCAAAAGCCATACCACGGATGTTGGGCTGCGGCGCACCCGCATGCAGTTATACGGTCAGATTTCGGATCGTACCTTTTTTTACACCCAATTTGGTTTAAATAATTTTAATTTTCTGGCGCAAAATGCCGGTAACCGTAAACTATCCGCCTTCTTTCACGATGCCTTGGGCGAGTACAAAGTTTTAAAGAATAATGATAAATTAAAGATAGGCGCGGGTTTAACCATTACGAGTGGCTTAAGCCGGTTTTCGCAGCCCAGCATTGGTACTATCATGACCACCGATGTGCCGGTGTTTTTGCAAGCCACCGTGGACCAAACCGATGAATTTGCCCGGAAGTTAAGCGTGTATGCCCGCGGTCAGCTAGGGAAATTGGATTACCGGATTGCTATTTCGGACCCGTTTCCGATTCAGACGAACGGCCAAACTGCACCCGTTTTGAGCAATAATGCTAGTTTTACCACCTTCGGCCACACCAAACAGTACCAGGGATTTTTCATGTATAATTTCCTGGACAAAGAACCGCATACTACCCCCTACATGACGGGCACCTATTTAGGCGACAAAAAAATAGTGAACCTGGAAAGCGGTATTATTTACCAGAAAAATGCTACCTGGTACACTACCGATGGAACCACCCCAATATACCAGGATATGCTGCTATGGTCGGTGGCGGCTTTTACCGATGTGCCCCTGCAAAATAATAAATACGCTTTATCGGCTTACCTAGGCTATTTTAACACCGATTATGGCCATAATTACATCCGAAACAACGGCATTATGAACCCGGCTAACGGCAACAACAATCCGGGTAATTTTAATGGGCCAGGCAATACTTACCCCATGTTTGGCACCGGCGAATCGGTATATGCGCAGGTAGGCTTGCGTTTAGCACCAGACCTATTAGGCGATCAAGGCACTTTAATGCCCTATGTTTCGTACCGGCAATCCGGCTACGAGCGTTTAGATGATCCTGTAAAAATACTGGACGGTGGTGTTAACTGGTTAATCAACAAACACCAATCCAAGGTGTCGCTTAATTACCAATTACGCACGGTGTTCAATCAGCAAACCGACGGAGCTGTAATCCGGAAACACGATGCCAGCTCGGCTTGGCTACAGTATCAGGTGTCTTTTTAAAAAATTTAAAAATGTAAACTATCTAAAACTAAAAGGGACCAGCGCTGGTCCCTTTTAGTTTTTAGATAGTTTTTAATCCTCTACTGTAACAACATTCAAAAATTTCTGCCCCACCACTTTTGCCCAATGGTTATATACCAAACTGAATAAAACATCTTGCTGGGTTACCTCGAACACTTCAATTTTTTTAATTTTTTTTATATCCGCCAGAAACAGTTTAGGATCAACTAAGTTTCGGTCGATCATAATGGGCAAATGGCGATTTTCCGGTGGCACATCATAATAATCCAGTACTTCTTCTAATTTTAGTAAAGGTATTTTCGTAATTAATTCCGCTACAATTACGCCGTTTAAACCTTTATTGCCGAAAAACTGAATCTCGGCTGGTTCCTGGTAAGTTTTTAAAATTTTTAAATTTTCCGGATCCATGATCAACGAAGGCATATTGGTTTCGAAAGATCCAATCAATATTAAAGGATGATCTTTTTCAATCCGGAGGGAACCGCCTACCGGGTAGGTATCTACCCGGGAGTAATGGTGTACGTGGGGCTGCCCAAGTACCAGGCTTGGCAAAATAAAGAGCAAAAAGCCGGTGATTACTACCTGGAGCATAATTGACCCATTTAAACTCTAAAAACCTGATCCTATTAAATATGGAACGAAGAAGCGCTGGTCTTTAATGCGGCACCCGTTTACAATTTAAAAAATAATTAAAAATCCAGAAAACTATTTAACATAAAAAATAAACTTAAAAATGGCGCCAGCCCTGCGCTTGCAGCGGATACGCGTTACCACTTGGCATAACAATGCGGACGCCCTCTTGCTTTTCGGAAATTTTACCAATAATGGTAATATCCGGGTGGTTCCGGATTTTATCATAATCCGATAAAGCTACCGTAAACAAAAGTTCGTAATCTTCGCCGCCGTTTAAAATACAGGTTACCGGATCAATTTTAAATTCTTCGGCGGTGTCCAGAACTTGTTCATCAGCGGGTAATTTATCCTGAAAAATAGTCGCCCCTACCCCCGATTGAGTACAAATATGCATCAACTCCGAAGCCAGGCCGTCCGAAATATCAATCATGGCAGTTGGTTTTACGCCTAGTTCTTTCAGTTCATAGACAACATCCATGCGGGCCTCGGGTTTTAGCTGGCGCTGCACCAGGTATTCTTTTTTATCTAATTCGGGTTGCATGTCGGGGTTGGCCATAAAGGCTTGCTTTTCGCGGTTTAATACTTGCAAACCTAAATAAGAAGCTCCTAAATCGCCGGTTACGCAAATTAAATCGTTTACCTGGGCGGTGCTGCGCAAAACAGCTTCGCCCGCTGGTACTTCCCCGATGGCGGTAATGCTGATTATCAAACCAGCATTAGACGAAGTAGTATCGCCGCCCACCAAATCAACTTTATAACTGGCGCAAGCCGCCCGGATACCGGCGTATAATTCCTGAATGGCTTCTAAAGTGTACCGCGCTCCAACGGCCACACTAACCGTAATTTGCGTGGGTACGGCATTCATGGCCGCGATATCCGATACATTTACGGCCACGGCTTTATAGCCCAAGTGTTTTAAAGGACAAAATGTTAAATCAAAGTGAATACCTTCTACCAGCATATCCGTTGACACCACAATTTGCTTCTGACCGGGTTCAATCACGGCAGCATCATCGCCGATACCGGTTTTGGTTGAAGCATTCTGGATAATAACGGTTTGTTTAATAACGTCAATCAATCCAAATTCACCCAGATCGTTTAAAGATGTATAATCGTTCATAGAAATAAATTTAAAAACTGCGGTTTTATAAAAACCTACGTCACAAAGGTAAAGATTGATTAATTATACTGCAGGTATCTGGTGGACTTAAGTTGCTATATATTAAGAAATATTAATTTATGTAATTTAAATATTAAGTTAAAATTTTGAACTTTACCGGAATACACGTAAATTATTGCTTTAAATTTTACTTCATTAGCTTTTAAAAATTATAAAATTTTAAAATTTCTGATTTGCCATAACATACTTCACATTAAACCGAGTTTTAAAAATTTATATTATTAATCGCATTAAACCAAGCCAAAAGAGTAGCCTCTGTTGTTCTGGTTTAATGTTGATGCCTGAAACAGCCAAACGAAACAGATTTAGTTCTAAAATTATCCGCATTCAAGTTTTTATCTATATCCAATTCTTTCTACCCATTGTATGAATTATAAATTTACGCTCCTCTTTCTTATTTTATTTTGTTCCTCCGCGGTTTTCGGGCAAGCAAAGCTGGATGTTAATAAGGCTTTTACGCATGCCGAAAAGCAAACCGAAGTTATGCTGCAGGAGATTGACAACATTATCAGCAGTACGCAACAAGTGCAGGAACTGCCTCGCACCATTACCGAATCGGGTAAATTAAGATTGGTAGCTCCGCGGGATTGGACCAGTGGTTTTTTTCCGGGCAATTTGTGGTTTTTGTACGAACATACCCAAGACCCATACTGGTTAAGCCAGGCCCAGGCTTTTACCATTAAGCTAATTAATGAGCAATACGACACCGGAACCCACGATGTAGGTTTTAAAGTATATAACAGCTTTGGCCCAGCCTACCGTCTAACCCATAACAGCGCTTACCGGCAGGCCATTGTGCAAGCCGCTAAATCGCTGGCTACCCGGTTTAATCCGAACACGGGCTGCATTCGCTCTTGGGACCACAGCACTAACCGCTGGCATAATCCGGTAATTATTGATAACATGATTAATTTAGAATTGCTTTTCGCGGCTACCCGTTTATCTGGCGATTCTACTTTTTATAAAATCGCGGTATCTCACGCCAATACCACTTTAAAAAATCATTTCCGGGCCGATTACAGTTCGTGGCACGTAGTAGATTACGATTCAGTAACCGGCGCCGTATTAAAGAAAACCACGGCGCAGGGTTATAGCAATTCTTCGGCCTGGGCGCGGGGCCAGGCCTGGGGCTTATATGGCTATACGATGTGTTATCGCGAAACAAAAAATAAAAAATACCTGGATCATGCCGAAAAAATTGCCACTTACATTTTAAATCATCCGAATTTACCCGCAGATGGCATTCCTTATTGGGACTTTAACGCCCCCTTGATACCTCAAGAGCCGCGCGATGCTTCTGCGGCGGCCGTAATAGCTTCGGCTTTGTATGAGTTAAGCCAATACAGTAACCGCAAAGATTCGCTTTGGACAGCTGCTGATAAGATTATGACCAACCTGGCTTCCAAATACATTTCACCGGTAGGTAAAAATTATGGGTTTATTTTACTACACAGCACCGGCAATAAACCCGGAAAAACCGAAATTGATGCGCCTTTAATTTACGCGGATTATTATTACTTGGAAGCTTTGATTCGCCGGAAGGATATTAATAAAGCGCCCCAGATTAAAGCTATCAGCAACAAAAATATTACGGTAGGTAAAACACTACAATTTACAGTAGCCGCTTCTGATTCAAATACGAGCCAAATTTTAAATTTTTCCTTAGTTAAAGCGCCTTCCGGCGCCTTAATAAACAGTAAAACCGGAAGTTTTAGCTGGACTCCCAAAAAAACCGGAACTTATAGATTTTTAGTTAGAGTAACCGATAACGGCTCTCCCATTCTGTATGCCGAGCGGACGGTTACAGTGAAGGTTAATCCGGCGAAACAATACGCGCTGCAAATAAATATATCGGGTAAAGGAACCGTTACTAAAACGCCGGATAAAACTACTTACGCCGAAGGAACCATCGTGCAATTAAAAGCCATACCGGATGCGGGTTATCAGTTTGTGGAGTGGACGGGCAATGTATCCGGCAGCAATGCCACCGCCACCATTACCATGAATGGCAATAAAACAGTAAATGCCCAATTTGCTCTTATTCCGCCGCAAATTGCTAAAATAAATGTAATAAACGCTGATGCCGATAAAGTGATTTCCGCGTTACAAAACGGAGCAACTTTAGATTTAGCCAAACTTCCGGCTAAAAACCTAACTTTTGAAGCTATTGTAAATAAAGCAAGTACCCAAAGCGTGGTTTTTGAACTAAGTGGCCAAATTAACCACAAACGGGTAGAAACCACCAGCCCTCTGGTACTGTTCGGCGATAAAGATGGCGATATCCTTGGCCAGGCAATGGAAGTAGGCACGTATTCGTTAAAGGTAACGCCTTACTCTGCCGCGGCCGGAAAAGGTACTGCCGGAGAACCGGTAGTTTTAAATTTTAAAGTAGTTAATACGGCCAGTGCCATGGTAACTAAACAAATAGCCTCAGCGCTTATTACTTCCGAATCAAATGCCGTAGTGGCTTACCCTAATCCAAGTAAAAATGGAAATGTAGCTCTTTTATTACCATCCACTTTTACCGGCCAGGCACAATACATATTACTTTCGTCAACAGGAGCCAAATTAGCCGAAGGAACTTTTGATGCCACCGAAGCTGCTTCTCCCCTTTCACTCGATTTTTCGCGGCAAATGCCGGCGGCGGGCGTGTATTACTTACATGTTAAAAACGCCACCATGAAGCAAACTTTAAAAATTGTAAGACAATAAAGCGGGTATTTACGTCGCTATTTAATTTTATAAACAGGGATTTTGTATTGTTCCGATCCGGGGCAGAAACAAAATCCCTGTTTGCTTTTTATATAAATTTATAAAAACCTGGATCTCCGGCGAAGCCTATGTAGCAATTACTATAAAAATTAACCTATTTTTTACAACTAAATTGCTATAGTTAAGCAACATTATATCAGAAATAAATACTTTTGCAGGAGCAATTATTCTGGTGTATGATCGCGGAAAACTCCGGCAGCCCAACGTTATCCCTGTATGCCTCTCTGTCGCCGGAAGAGAAAGTAGAAGCGCTGTTCCGCCAATTTTATGCTCCCCTTTGTAAAAGTTTGTACCGCACTTTGCGCGATGCCAGCTTTGCCGAAGATATTGTGCAGGAAGTTTTTTTAAAAGTTTGGGAAATACGCGGCACCTTACAAATGGACCAGGCCATACAAGCGTATTTATACCGCTCTTGTTACAACGCCGCCTTAAATTTTTTAAAAAAACAAAAATCCAGAACCGAGATAGACATGCTGGATGCAGTTTTACCCGACACTGACACTGCCGAGAAACAGATCAGTTTGCTCGAAACCGAAAACCAGATTTTACAGGCCATTGATGCCCTTCCGCCCAAAACCAAATTAGTTTTTTCGATGAGCCGGTTTGAAGAACTGAGCTATAAAGAAATTGCCGACCGACTGGATATTTCGATTAAATCCGTGGAAAAACACATGGGAATAGCCTTGCAACGGCTCCGCGAAAACCTGAAAGAGTACCTCGTGGGCTTGGTTTTACTTTTAATTTCAGATTTTTTTTAATTTTTTTTCAAATCAAGGTAGGGTAAAGATCGATGAAGTTGTTTTATAGAAGAAGACAAAAGGCACCCCTTCATTTAAACAATCTAATCTAAACAATCCAAAACCTTTAAAACATGAAAACTTATTTAATTAAAAAACGAAACACCGCCTTCTTATTACTAGCTTCTCTTTTTATATTTTCTTCCTGCGACGACGAAGTGTTACGCGGCCACGGGGATGTGGTATCGCGCACCCGCCCGGTAGGTAATTTCAGCGCCGTAGATGCCGGGGGCGAATTTGAAATTTACTTAAAACAAGGCCCGGCCGAAGATATTTTACTCGAAGGTCAGGCTAACGTGCTAACCGAAGTGAGCACCCACGTAAGAAACAACAAACTGTATATTGAATTCGACCGGAAAAGAGTGCGGTTAAACCGCCCGGTAAAAATTTACCTTACCACGCCCGAGTTAACCGGCATATCGGTTTCGGGTGCAAACTCCGTGCGCGGTTTAAACGAGTTTCAGGTCGATGATTTAGATATAAGGGCTTCGGGCAACAGCACCATTTACTTAAACGTGAAAAATGCGCACACCATCGAAAGCGATATTTCGGGCTCAGTGAATATGGAGTTAAACGGCGACGCCCAACACCAGGAAATCGATATTTCGGGTTCCGGCAACATTCAAACCTTTGGCCTTAGCACCAAAACCGCCGATATTGAAATAAGTGGCTCCGGTAAATGCGACGTAAGCGTTACCGATAAAATAGAGGCGAAATTAAGCGGTTCGGGCCGGGTTCGCTACAAAGGCAATCCGGCGGTAAGTACCAAAATTTCCGGCAGCGGCAGCGTGGTGCAGGTCGATTAAATTCTTTTCTATAAGATTAAAATAAAATTTACCTTTAAGGTAAACCTTATTTTAATGGGTAAATGCATAAATGGATGACAACCAATCTACATTCTGGGAAAAAGTAGCCAAAAAAGTGAGTGGCAATGCTTCGGAAAAAGATAAAATCGGGATGCCCCCGCAATCACCCGAATTTAACGAAGCAAAACGCCAAGCGCAACAAATTTGGAATAACACCGCTTTACCTACTCCGGATTACGAACCAGATGTAGAGCGTGGTTGGCAACGCCTGCAGTTACGGGTACAAACCCGGCAGCTACCCCCGGTAACGGCTTCTAAAAAAGAAAATTTTATTTTCCGGTGGGCCGTTGCGGCAACTATTTCGGTAGTATTGGTGGCCTTGGCTTATTTCTTAATTAAACCTGCTTCGCCCGAGTGGACCGAGATTAGAACCGCCGCGCATCAAACCAAAACCATCCGGCTGGCCGATGGCAGCACGGTG
The sequence above is a segment of the Adhaeribacter swui genome. Coding sequences within it:
- the thiL gene encoding thiamine-phosphate kinase encodes the protein MNDYTSLNDLGEFGLIDVIKQTVIIQNASTKTGIGDDAAVIEPGQKQIVVSTDMLVEGIHFDLTFCPLKHLGYKAVAVNVSDIAAMNAVPTQITVSVAVGARYTLEAIQELYAGIRAACASYKVDLVGGDTTSSNAGLIISITAIGEVPAGEAVLRSTAQVNDLICVTGDLGASYLGLQVLNREKQAFMANPDMQPELDKKEYLVQRQLKPEARMDVVYELKELGVKPTAMIDISDGLASELMHICTQSGVGATIFQDKLPADEQVLDTAEEFKIDPVTCILNGGEDYELLFTVALSDYDKIRNHPDITIIGKISEKQEGVRIVMPSGNAYPLQAQGWRHF
- a CDS encoding RNA polymerase sigma-70 factor, with the protein product MIAENSGSPTLSLYASLSPEEKVEALFRQFYAPLCKSLYRTLRDASFAEDIVQEVFLKVWEIRGTLQMDQAIQAYLYRSCYNAALNFLKKQKSRTEIDMLDAVLPDTDTAEKQISLLETENQILQAIDALPPKTKLVFSMSRFEELSYKEIADRLDISIKSVEKHMGIALQRLRENLKEYLVGLVLLLISDFF
- a CDS encoding InlB B-repeat-containing protein; translation: MNYKFTLLFLILFCSSAVFGQAKLDVNKAFTHAEKQTEVMLQEIDNIISSTQQVQELPRTITESGKLRLVAPRDWTSGFFPGNLWFLYEHTQDPYWLSQAQAFTIKLINEQYDTGTHDVGFKVYNSFGPAYRLTHNSAYRQAIVQAAKSLATRFNPNTGCIRSWDHSTNRWHNPVIIDNMINLELLFAATRLSGDSTFYKIAVSHANTTLKNHFRADYSSWHVVDYDSVTGAVLKKTTAQGYSNSSAWARGQAWGLYGYTMCYRETKNKKYLDHAEKIATYILNHPNLPADGIPYWDFNAPLIPQEPRDASAAAVIASALYELSQYSNRKDSLWTAADKIMTNLASKYISPVGKNYGFILLHSTGNKPGKTEIDAPLIYADYYYLEALIRRKDINKAPQIKAISNKNITVGKTLQFTVAASDSNTSQILNFSLVKAPSGALINSKTGSFSWTPKKTGTYRFLVRVTDNGSPILYAERTVTVKVNPAKQYALQINISGKGTVTKTPDKTTYAEGTIVQLKAIPDAGYQFVEWTGNVSGSNATATITMNGNKTVNAQFALIPPQIAKINVINADADKVISALQNGATLDLAKLPAKNLTFEAIVNKASTQSVVFELSGQINHKRVETTSPLVLFGDKDGDILGQAMEVGTYSLKVTPYSAAAGKGTAGEPVVLNFKVVNTASAMVTKQIASALITSESNAVVAYPNPSKNGNVALLLPSTFTGQAQYILLSSTGAKLAEGTFDATEAASPLSLDFSRQMPAAGVYYLHVKNATMKQTLKIVRQ
- a CDS encoding head GIN domain-containing protein, which gives rise to MKTYLIKKRNTAFLLLASLFIFSSCDDEVLRGHGDVVSRTRPVGNFSAVDAGGEFEIYLKQGPAEDILLEGQANVLTEVSTHVRNNKLYIEFDRKRVRLNRPVKIYLTTPELTGISVSGANSVRGLNEFQVDDLDIRASGNSTIYLNVKNAHTIESDISGSVNMELNGDAQHQEIDISGSGNIQTFGLSTKTADIEISGSGKCDVSVTDKIEAKLSGSGRVRYKGNPAVSTKISGSGSVVQVD